From the Companilactobacillus ginsenosidimutans genome, the window TTATTCAACATCTCTTCAATACCTGTGACTGGCATTATTCCACCGCCTTACAAGCTATCTTTGTGACATTTCGTTTGTCATAGTCTGGATCAATACTATCTATCCCATACTCTTTGCCACGCCAAATAACGTGCCACATGGAATCAATAGGAATACCAATCTCAAACTTGATAGCAAAATTAGGCGATTCTTTACGTATCCCAACTTTAGTAGACGGGTCACGAAATTCCCGCATTGGTGTGTTTAACAGCTCCGCCCAGCAGGAATATTCCGTGGTTTTCTCTTCTTCGGTAGGTACGCCAAATTCTGTAACACCTGGCTTTTTAGAGATGAATTCAATACGTTCAGTCATGTGTGTCAATCTCATTGTTCATCACTCCCCAATTCGGTACGGAGCTGATTAATAACATTAACGACCGTTGTATTTTGCAACGGAAACCGCATGACTTCTGAACCCGTACCACGATAGTAGTAATCTTCTTCCACGTACTTCATCAGTGCCACGAAAAAACGGCTATCCTTAATGAGTTCAGCGGGAGTGAGATCAGTGTCAATAGCTCGTGCAATCTCCATTGAGCCAGAATCAACTAACTGTTTTAAAACATCATCATCAAATGATTGGTCAATTTTGCAGTAGTTTTTTAACGTTGCAAATTGCTCTTCATTAAGTAGGTCTGTCATAAGCTAGCCCCCAATCTTTGAAAGCAATATGGCTTTAGTATCGCCACTAGCATACTTAATACCTTGACTATCTAAATATGCTTTTATCTCGGCAACAGTAGAGTTCTCATCAACCGCCCTTGTAGTTGGTTCTACCGTTTTTTCTGGGCTAGACGCTGGGAGTTGAAGCTTTTTGTGTTAAGAAGTAACCAGCTTTTTCATCAGCAACTTTAACGTCAAAACGTGTTGCAGCTTGCAAGTATTGACCAAAAATCTCATTGTCAACCCAACGTACTTGGATATCTAATCTATCAGCCATGATGATTGCACGCTTGATATCACCGACCCAAGCATGTGCTTCTCCGGCTTTACCAAGTGCTGTATCTTCCACAACAGTAACTGGGATACCTAGCAATCTAACTGGTGAGCCGTCTACGATTGGTTGTTGTAATAAGTATTGTCCGTTGCCGTCTTTCAATGTATCCAAGTAGTTATAGAACGATTGACTGGCAATAATTACCTTTTGATATGCAGGGTCAAGATCAACGTTGATAATGTGTTTGA encodes:
- a CDS encoding head-tail connector protein — translated: MTDLLNEEQFATLKNYCKIDQSFDDDVLKQLVDSGSMEIARAIDTDLTPAELIKDSRFFVALMKYVEEDYYYRGTGSEVMRFPLQNTTVVNVINQLRTELGSDEQ
- a CDS encoding head-tail adaptor protein translates to MTERIEFISKKPGVTEFGVPTEEEKTTEYSCWAELLNTPMREFRDPSTKVGIRKESPNFAIKFEIGIPIDSMWHVIWRGKEYGIDSIDPDYDKRNVTKIACKAVE